The DNA window CGGTCACCACGGCCGTTGCGAAGTACGCAATCAGGGTTAGCCCTGCAAGGAAGATGCTCCAGGCGGAGTCTTCCGTGATCCCGGTGGTCAATAGCACTGCGGCCAGCGCAACGAGGGTCGTGGACGCCAGGGCAGCCGAGATGCGGAGTTCTTTGTGCGTCAAGTGCCGGTCGGGAATACGCCCGACGTAGACCGTGAACAGAGTCGTACAGGCCATGGCGATCAGCCATGTGATCGCGACCGGAGTCCGTGGCACCAGGCCCAGCATCACAGCCCCGCTTACGATGACGGCGGTGGCGATGAGGTTGGCGGCGACGTTGATGCTGACGTCTCTGGGGAGACGCGACCGTGTCGAGTCTGTGAATCCCATGTCTGCGATGGTGGGGTGCCACCGCAAGGCGGATCCCTCGATCGTGGCTGGCTCAGCTGCCGTCTTGCCCCGGCCGCCGTTCTTTGATCCACCTTTCGACGTCTGCAGCCAGCCACACTTTGCCCTGGCCGAGCTCGGCGACGGGCGCGGGGAACTTCGGGTGGCTGGTGAGGGCGTAGACGCGCTGCCGGCTGATGTTGCCGAGTCGGGCGCGGATCTCGTGGGCGCCCATCAGCTTGAGCCTAGATGTCATGAGACCAGCATAGGCATCAGTCAAGAGACATGGCGGTTGCCGATCCGAACCCACGGCTGGCGCCCATCCCCGAAGGCACATTCTCGCGGGAAGCTGGGTTGACGGACCGCATCTCTTCCAACCGAGCTGCTGACCAAACACACTAGCTGGTGTGGCAGGCCTGCCGAGCGGGGAAGGTGCAGAGATGAGCGACGTCTTCCGACTGTGCGTTGAAACCACTGACGGAGCCTCAACAAACATTGACAAGGTGCCAGCAACAGCCGTGATGGAAACGATGAATCGCTACGTCAACCGGCTGGGAGACGGTTTGTCGTTCATCGCCGCAGCTGGTCCCGTGTCATGGACCTGGGACGAGATTCACGCCATCCGCCTGGTGCGGGGCAGCTACACCGTCGAGGAGTATCCGTAAGGTGGCCGACCCGCTTCGGTCGGAGTGGCAACTTAAACTTCGCCGCGGCGCGGTACGGTGACCATTCAACACGTGGGGGAAGCTGGACCGAGCTTCCCCGGCCAAACCTCATTCTGCGTTCGCCCTGCCGTTCGATGACCCCACCTCGTCGGTGCGGACCATCTCCATCAGCGTCTCCCGCGACACATGCGGCGACAGCACCGCCGCCCGCCAGCGCCGCATCAAACCCATCAGCTCAGCGAGGCTGGTCCTCAGATCGGCCATCTCCTCCCGTGCCTGCCGGGCCTCCTCGCGGGCCTCCTTCGCCTCCTTAGTCACCTCCTTGACCCGCTCCTGCAGCGGCTCCACCAGGGTGAGCGCCGTATCAGTGAGCACATCTGCAGCCTCGGCCCGGATTTTGCGGCGCTGGAACACCGATCCGACCAGTGCCCCGAGCCCGCCGATGCCGCCGAGCACACCGATGACCGCCGTGACGATCTGCGTGGCGTCCACGGCTACTTCTCCTCGGCGAGCAACGTCACCTCAGCGGTGGTACCGGTACGGGCCGCTTTGGTGGCCCGGCCGATGTCCCGGACGATCTGCGCCACCCGCGCCCACGACGCGACCGCGATGGCGCCGATGAAGCTTCCGGCGGTGATGGCCTGTGACCCGGACACGGTGACGAGGGCGATCGTGTACATGGTGGTGGCGGCGGCGAGGACGAATACCCCGATCGACTCCAGCTTGAGGCTGGCGTACAGGGTGCCCGGCCAGAACACCCCGGTAAGACCGACAACGCCGCCGATCAGCAGCTCGTACGTCCAGATCTGCTGCACCACCGGATGCAGCGCGGACGCCACCGAACGCGGCGACAACTGCATGGTGAGGAGCGTGACCCCGGCCAGCGCGGCAGCAGCGAGGGTCATCACCTCGAACGGGTGCCGGCCGGTCACCACCTGAATTGGGCGCAGGAACCGGTTCGGCATCAGGCGGCGAGCATCTCGCGCAGCGCCCCGGTGACCGCGGACTGCAGTTCGTCGGCGCTGATGTCGTCCCGGTCGGCGGGCAGCATCCCGATCACTGCGGCGGCAACCGTCGGCGCGAGAGCCGCCGCGAGCGCCTTCTCGTCCACGAAGTCGAGCTTCGCGACCGCGGCGATCCCTGCCTGCGCGTTGCCGGCGTAGCCGCGGGCCGCGATCGTCGCGTTGTAGATGTTCGCGATGTATGACTCCGCCGACCAGTGGGTGTTCGGTGAGTTGTCCGGGTTCTTCGACCCGGCCGGGGCGCCGAGCACGCCGTCGGTGCGGAACACGGCGGCGGCGAGTGCGGCTTTGACGTCGGTGTCCTTGAGCAGCGTCAGGAACTCGTCCTTGGTCATGGTGTCATCCTCCTGTTGCTGCGGGGCGATGGATTGCTGCCATTCGACGTACGTCCAGCCCATGTCGATCGTCAGGGCCTTCCACATGTGCGGGAAGGAACCGACGATGGCGCGGCGGAACGAGTCGTGCCGGTGCCAGGTGTGCGTGGTGTCGCCGCTGGTCTCGTCGTCGTCGCGGTACTCGTTGTAGCCCTCGATGACACGGTCGTTGTCGATCTGCCCGAGGGTGTACGCGTAGACGTCGTCCGGGCGCAGATCGTCCGGGTCCCGCATCGCAGTGATCAGGCGCTTGGTGTACAGCGAGATCGTGCGGTAGTCGCCGCGCTGGGCGTCGCGGAACGTCCAGTCGTGTGCCGAGGTGAAGTTCTTCCACCACGGTCCTGTCCGGTCGGGTGCCCGCCGGATCGAATGGTCGGTACGACTATCGCCGAGCCCGTGATCCGGAAGCCGCGAGCCGTACGAGTGGTAGCCCGGCTTCAGGGCCAGCGTGCCGCCGTTCTCCGACTTCTCCGGCTCCAGCGCCTCGCGCATGCAGACCAGCCACCACAGGGCGTCCGTCATCCGCTGCGGGTTCGGGTTGGGCCGGGGGAGTGTGAAGTCCGGCGGAGCGCCGCGGGAGTGTGTGCGCGGGTGCATGACCATCAGGCCGCCTCCATCCGCTCCACCCGCCGGGCGGTGTCGATGACTGCGTCGGCGGTGTCGGCGTGCCACTGGTCGTGGATGCTGCGCCCCTTGTCGGGGATCGCGGTGCCGCAGATGACGCACGGGTAGAACGCGGTGTCGGTGGGCAGCGGGCGCGGGCCGATGCCGATGAAGTCGCCGCCGCTACTCACGGTGCTCTTCGAACCCGTTGAAGGCGGGCTGGGCGGCCTGGGCGAGCGCGGTGAGCCGGTCGATTTCGCGTTGCTGCATGGCGATGATCGCCGCCTGCTCGGCCAGTTTAAATTCGATGGGATAGTCCTGCTGGATCTGGCCCAGGAGGACTGCGGGGTCAAGCTGCATGCGGGTCTCCTAGCTCGACAGCAGTTCGATGAACAAAAATCCGGGGGCGGCTGCGGAGCCGCGGACCTGATGGTTCGCGGAGCCCGAGTTGCGTTGCGAGGTCAGGGCGAACGTCTTCGACCCGGACGCAACGGCCGTGTATTCCGCGTGGATGCGGCAGGTGAAGCCGACACCGGAGTTCGACAGGATCGCGTACTGGCCGATGTTGAGCTGGGTGCCGCTCACGCCGTCTTCGCGGATCCGCAGTTGGTTCGTTTCATTCACCGGGAAGGTGCCGGTACTGATCGACAGGCGGACGTCAGCGACAATCGCGTACGTCCAGCCGGCGACCAGCACCCCAGCGACGGTGAGAACCGACGTTTCGGCGGTGAACGTGGCACTGTCGGCGGTGAGTTTCGCAGTGTTAACGCGGCGCGCAAGTAGGGCCGCCGAGAGGACTTGGCCGGCTGGCATGCCACCTCCTACAGGGCCACATATGCCGGGTCGGCGAGCGATACTCGCGCCCCGCCCACATGGGGTTTGTTGACATTGTTTTTGGACCTGACCGCACCGGTGACGGTTTGCAGGTAGGGTCCAGTGCCGGTCGGGGCGGACATGCCGGCTGCGGGGACACCGATGACTTCACCGTCGATGTCCAGGTCGTAGCCGCCCGCGGTCGCCCATGTCTCCATCCGGCTCACCGTTTTGATGACGAACGTGGTGGCCGAGGCGTTCAGTGCCGCGTTGAGGGTGCTCGACAGTGAGTCCAGCAGCGAACCAGGGTCGTCGACGACCGCGACCCGCCACGGCTCAGCTGGATCCGTGTCCACCGAGGCAGCCCACGACCGTGGCGCGAGGGTCTCGGATCCGCCGACGATAACCTGGTCGATGGTGTCGACCCCGGCGATCGTCGGCTGGTTGAGGCGCTGAATGCGGGAACCGGGCCGGCACAGCAGCCAGTCGTCGATCAGGTCGGGGTTGGCGGCCAGGTCAATGCTGGCGGCCGGATAGGTGGCGCCTTGCGCGTCCGCGGTCAGGTGGACGCGCCAGCGGGCGTGATCGCCGAGCTGGGTGTCCGACAGCAGATCCAGCGTGGCCTTGCCGGGGATGGTGCCGCGCCGCTGCCGGTAAGTGGTGTCCGCTCCCCAGGTCGCCGACGACCCACCGGTCCGCTCAACCGTCCAGTAGTTCGGGGCCCGCGAGTTGAGGACTGGCACCAGCACTTGGGCGGGGTCGGTGCCCGCGGACCGGGCGTACGTGCCGAGGTCGATCACCATTGTCGGGTCCGGGTTGTAGCGGGCCGCCCGCGGCACCATCGTGTACCCGAACGCGTCTTCGTGCAGGATGGCCCCGGACTCGGCCTCTGCCGCCGCCTTGACCAAGTCCACGAAAGTGCCAGGCTGCTGAGTGTTGAGCTGGGTGATGCCGTCTGCCGGGGGAGTGGCGGTCACCTCGAACGGCACCCGTTCCTCAGCGGACAGCCGCCCAGCCCGCTTGTGGGCGGGTTCGCCCCACCAGCCGCGGTCCGCACGGTACTGGCCGTACTCGTCGACCTTGAACGGCAGCCCCGAACTGTCCGTGTTGCGCACCAGCAGGTGACCCATGATGAACTTCAGGCCCGCCTGGTTGGTGGAGGCGGTGACGTTCGCCCGGTCCGGGTTCAAGGAGATCGGCCCGAGTACGGAGCCGAGGGTGCCGGCAACCGTGCCGCTGCCCCACGTGTTCGCATTGAGCAGGATGTCGACGTCGATGTTGCCGCCGTCTTGGACCATGACGACGTCGATGAACATCCAGCCGACGAAGTTGTGGTTCGCGACGGCGACGGTGGTGTTGGTGCCGGCCTGCGTGTTGTAGGCGCGGACGATGTGGCCGGGCGTGTTGGTGGAGATCAACGCCCACCGGTCCCAGGTGCCGGTCGTTGACCATTCCAGCAGCCGGATTTCGCTGGTTGCTGGTAGGACGGCTTGGGTGAACTGGTTGACGGAGACGGTGACCGTCCACGCATTAGAGGTGACGAGGTTGGTGACCGACCCGGCCAGGCGGGCACCGGCTGCCAGGGACACCAGGTTTTTGGTGCCGTAGTTCGCCAGTTCGGCGTCGTCGGGAACACCGGTGCTGGCATCGAACACGACGGGGCCGGTGGGCAGCAGCGGTGGTTGCCCTTCCAGGGCGGACGCGGCCTGCGTGGACCGTTCAGCGTCTTCGAGCGGCCAGTAGGCAACCGGCTCCACCGCGCCTTTCTGCAGGGCGCGGCGCAGCGGTGACCACTCGGGTGCGTCCTTGCCTTCCAACCGGGTGCCGACCCCGCCCAGTTCGATCTGGGCGACGCTGTGCGCCGAGCCGTCAGCAAGCGGCAGGAAGGTGGTGCGGACGTCGGCGATGTAGCCTTCGAACCGCGAGTATTTGGGCTGCTCCACCCGGAAGTTGTCGACGGTGAACACGTACGGCAGCGCGTTCGTGGTTGACGCGAAAATCCAGGCCTGGAAGCCCAGGTAGTCCTGCCGCCCGGTCTGCACGGTCACCGTGTAGTCGATCGGCCAGTCGGAAGGTTCGGTGCCGGATGCCGCCCAGGCGCGCATCCGTACCCGTTCGCCGACGACGAGGAGCCGCAGCCGGATCATCTGCCCGGCCGCGTAGGTGAGGCCCGGCTGGCTCGCGGCAGCCAGATCCGACGTGTTGTGCCGCAGCCGTAGCCCGATGGTGCCGCCGGTGCCGAAGTCGAGGGCCGCCCACAGGTTGGTGTTCGCGGCGGTGCCCCGGAAGTAGATGCCGGCGCCGACCGCGTTGCCGACCGGAATGGCGGGAACCGCGACGTCGATGGTGGCGTCGATGTCGCGGTGCGGCACCACCGCCCGCGCCCGGCGGATCACGTCTTTCGCGGTGAACGTGATCTGCCCTTGGGTGCCGTTGGTGCTCATCGCGGCGGGGCTCGAATACGACCACATTGTCGGCCCGACGTCGGCGGGTCCGATTGAGTTGGTTTGCGGGGTGCCGGTGAACGTGTGCAACACGATCGGACCCGGCTTGGTGCGCACTTCCAGTTTGAACGGGGTGCCGGCGTCCACGTACGGCCACCACTGCGAGCCGGGATGCAGCGCGGTCAGCTGGCCGTCGTCGTTGAGCAGGTGCACGGTTGCGGACGCCGACCGGCTGCTGGACCCGCCGACGATCACACCCCACTGGATGGTGATCGGTGTCGGGAGCAGCCGGTCGGACAGGTCCGTCCACGTCCACGTGTCCGGGTCGGCGGTCAGGTCGGCACCGAACGCCGCGCTGGCGGTTATTTCCAGGTCGGCGCTGCCGGGGAACTCGCCGGTCGGGGATGTCACCAGCCCGCCCCCTTACTGCCAGGAGCCGGAGACTGATCCATGAAATAGGTCCAGAGCAGCGGATCGGCGCTCTGGCCCACCCCCGTTGGTCCGTTCCGGCACGCCATGACCCACCGGCTGCAATTCGAGCCAGAGGCTACGAACATCAGGCTTTAACAGTGGGCGTCTTCATGACGCAGTAGTGACTCCTTTAGATCCCAGCTGCACGCATGGATTCCCCTCGAATGCCGCAATGACCTGCACGTTTTCCTGTGCTGCCCCATGTCCCGCCAGCTGCTCAGAAGACCACGTCTCGCTATCCGCGACGGAGCGGAGTACCTCTCTGGCAGGGCCAAGAAAGGGCGGTTATGCGCGAGAGGTCCACCAGGCGGCTGTACAACTATGTCCAGGTCGGGGCGGCACCCGAGCGACTACTCGCCTGTCAGCGCTGGAGACGAGAAGCGCTCCAGCCTCACCCTCCAGGCAGGAGGGCCCTCCAGGCAGGAGGACTACACGAGGAGGCGCGATGCGGAAGCACCGCACCGGCCCTGCGAAACACCGAAAGCGCGAGGCTGCGCGACGCCAACGGAAGACGGCGCCGCAAACGACCCCTCAAGGCAATCGGTGGCGTCTCAACACTGAGGCGTCGGTCGTGG is part of the Actinoplanes missouriensis 431 genome and encodes:
- a CDS encoding helix-turn-helix transcriptional regulator: MTSRLKLMGAHEIRARLGNISRQRVYALTSHPKFPAPVAELGQGKVWLAADVERWIKERRPGQDGS